Proteins from one Thermococcus sp. M36 genomic window:
- a CDS encoding metallophosphoesterase, producing the protein MDSFDDFEGLSLEIKTSHGRTLLIADPHIGFELSRGLRIRTHFEERLATFISEKDPDLLVILGDVKEPIGLSFTMKRLLMGFFSDLRGIPTVITKGNHDGRIEEVAEKFPNVRVVEHLSVDGKLFLHGHTLLPGEDFSEAYLGHIHPAYTFKSGGTARKTKVFLRVEKFLVLPSINLFIEGFDVRDGIKMVPFLKNSSTGDVFLPEGVYLGSISL; encoded by the coding sequence ATGGACTCTTTTGACGACTTTGAGGGGCTGTCCCTTGAGATCAAGACTTCACATGGAAGGACACTCCTCATAGCGGATCCCCACATCGGGTTCGAGCTTTCGCGGGGTTTGAGGATAAGGACGCACTTCGAAGAGAGGCTCGCGACCTTTATCTCCGAAAAAGACCCGGACCTGCTCGTTATCCTCGGGGACGTCAAGGAGCCGATAGGGCTGAGTTTCACGATGAAGCGCCTCCTGATGGGGTTTTTCTCGGATCTACGCGGGATTCCGACGGTGATAACCAAGGGCAACCACGACGGAAGGATAGAGGAAGTTGCCGAAAAGTTCCCAAACGTCCGGGTCGTCGAACACCTCTCCGTTGATGGAAAGCTGTTCCTTCATGGGCACACCTTGCTCCCCGGAGAGGACTTTTCAGAGGCCTATCTGGGGCATATACACCCCGCTTACACCTTCAAGAGCGGAGGGACGGCAAGAAAGACCAAGGTTTTCCTCAGGGTAGAAAAGTTCCTGGTGCTACCGTCCATAAATCTGTTCATAGAGGGCTTCGACGTCAGAGATGGGATAAAGATGGTCCCATTTCTCAAAAACTCAAGTACGGGAGATGTTTTTCTGCCAGAAGGGGTGTACCTGGGCAGCATATCCCTATAG
- a CDS encoding transcriptional regulator, with protein sequence MSDVYERLEALLRSLGIKKTELRIYRLLLEKKEPMRITEIQRELGISERSVREHVLSLYRKGILRRKLVEQGWLGYVYTAVSPSEVLEHIKENLLRKINEIEKELKKPSGQRN encoded by the coding sequence ATGAGCGACGTATATGAGAGGCTTGAGGCACTACTCCGCTCCCTGGGCATCAAAAAGACAGAACTCAGGATCTACCGCCTCCTCCTGGAGAAGAAGGAACCCATGAGGATAACCGAGATACAGCGGGAGCTCGGAATAAGCGAGCGTTCGGTGAGGGAGCACGTCCTGAGCCTTTACCGCAAGGGCATCCTAAGGAGGAAGCTTGTGGAACAGGGGTGGCTCGGCTACGTCTACACGGCGGTGTCCCCCAGTGAGGTTCTCGAACACATCAAGGAGAACCTCCTCAGGAAAATAAACGAAATCGAGAAGGAACTGAAGAAGCCGTCGGGTCAGAGGAACTGA
- a CDS encoding nitrilase, translating into MKVAYVQMNPVFLEPEVNYSKAEELIRAAADQGAKLIVLPELFDTGYNFRSREEVESVAGQIPDGPTTRFLMELSNELGVFIVAGTAERDEHGRLYNSAVITGPIGSGYIGKYRKVHLFYREKLFFEPGNLGFHVFNIGIAKVGVMICFDWFFPESVRTLALKGADVIAHPSNLVMPYAPRAMPIRALENRVYTITANRVGEEFGLKFIGRSTIASPRAEVLAMGSEDGEEVGVVEINLELARDKRINEMNDIFRDRRPEHYSL; encoded by the coding sequence ATGAAGGTAGCCTATGTCCAGATGAACCCGGTTTTCCTTGAACCCGAGGTCAACTACTCGAAGGCGGAGGAGCTCATAAGGGCCGCCGCAGACCAGGGCGCCAAGCTCATCGTCCTCCCCGAGCTCTTTGACACAGGGTACAACTTCAGGAGCAGAGAGGAAGTCGAGAGCGTCGCTGGCCAGATTCCGGACGGCCCGACGACCCGTTTCCTCATGGAGCTTTCGAACGAGCTGGGGGTTTTCATCGTGGCCGGGACCGCTGAGAGGGATGAACACGGAAGGCTGTACAACTCGGCCGTCATAACGGGCCCGATAGGGAGCGGCTACATAGGGAAGTACCGTAAGGTTCACCTGTTCTACCGCGAGAAGCTCTTCTTCGAGCCCGGAAACCTCGGCTTCCACGTCTTCAACATCGGCATAGCCAAAGTCGGGGTGATGATATGCTTCGACTGGTTCTTCCCCGAGAGCGTCAGAACTCTGGCCCTGAAGGGGGCCGACGTAATAGCTCACCCGAGCAACCTCGTGATGCCCTACGCGCCGAGGGCCATGCCCATAAGGGCGCTTGAAAACAGGGTCTACACCATCACTGCCAACAGGGTCGGCGAGGAGTTCGGTCTGAAGTTTATCGGCAGGAGCACGATAGCGTCGCCGAGAGCTGAAGTTTTGGCCATGGGCAGCGAGGACGGGGAAGAGGTGGGAGTCGTCGAAATAAACCTCGAACTCGCAAGGGACAAGAGGATTAACGAGATGAACGACATCTTCAGGGACAGGCGTCCGGAGCACTACTCACTTTGA
- a CDS encoding DUF4910 domain-containing protein, with amino-acid sequence MRRFLKEAEVFDSSKVLHYIAEISQFHRIQGSKELPEAVRFIREELRIWGINAELYEEFYDGRSWFLTLKSPIAWDLVHGKVEVLDKTLTTSQSPLIVMAHSPSGKAEGDVVHIARGEDWKNAEGKIVLVGKEWRDAYRKANEAGAVGFIAYREGTGDAIPYIGLFLSADDLEWAGIPAVAIPESLAKSIIGKLNSGERVEARIEVEAQINERQVLPILYAEIGKEPFILFTAHICHPKPGANDNASGSAMLMELARILNRLYDDSFRFGFAFLWIPEYYGTQAFVERYAELEKYYAVINLDMVAGSEDRAGSTIMLVRTPLSRFSVVSGLLEYFLELANGAGKSFSGSPLPRLKLRAYPYEMGSDHDVFNFFGIPSVMPITWPDRFYHSSEDTIDKVSKESIAVIGRAVLATVLALAKAGDRELRRFARGYAMKYLGELSIEAETELSEKLVMMGLARDSRFLGIGLGYDFEKEPWLRWKVRGLISERFLRKRDGRLADEFRALTKDRKVLVHLHELLMLGELLPKEDAFRALREEFGDVEEEKLEKLVLLLEKARVVEAAQFL; translated from the coding sequence ATGAGGCGCTTTTTAAAGGAAGCCGAGGTTTTCGATTCCTCAAAGGTTCTCCACTACATAGCCGAGATAAGCCAGTTTCACAGGATACAGGGCTCAAAAGAGCTCCCCGAGGCGGTTCGCTTCATAAGGGAAGAGCTCAGAATATGGGGAATCAACGCGGAGCTTTACGAGGAGTTTTACGATGGCAGGAGCTGGTTCCTGACCCTCAAGTCCCCCATAGCCTGGGATCTGGTGCACGGAAAGGTTGAGGTTCTAGATAAGACCCTAACGACCTCTCAGAGTCCCCTCATCGTCATGGCGCACTCCCCCAGCGGAAAGGCCGAGGGTGATGTAGTCCACATAGCCCGCGGAGAGGACTGGAAGAACGCTGAGGGAAAAATAGTCCTGGTTGGGAAGGAATGGCGCGACGCCTATAGGAAGGCCAATGAGGCCGGAGCGGTGGGCTTCATAGCCTACCGTGAGGGGACTGGGGACGCGATCCCGTACATCGGCCTGTTCCTGAGCGCGGACGACCTTGAGTGGGCGGGAATCCCGGCCGTCGCTATTCCCGAAAGCCTGGCCAAGAGCATAATTGGAAAGCTGAACTCCGGGGAAAGGGTCGAGGCTAGGATCGAGGTTGAGGCCCAGATAAACGAGCGTCAGGTTCTACCGATTCTCTATGCCGAGATTGGGAAGGAGCCGTTCATTCTCTTCACCGCCCACATCTGCCATCCGAAGCCCGGGGCCAACGACAACGCCAGCGGCAGCGCAATGCTCATGGAGCTGGCGAGAATTCTCAACCGGCTGTACGACGACTCTTTCCGCTTCGGCTTTGCCTTTCTCTGGATCCCGGAGTACTACGGCACGCAGGCCTTCGTGGAGAGATACGCCGAGCTTGAGAAGTACTATGCGGTCATAAACCTCGACATGGTGGCTGGGAGTGAGGACAGGGCCGGTTCGACCATTATGCTTGTAAGAACTCCGCTCTCTCGCTTCTCCGTTGTTTCGGGTCTCCTTGAGTACTTCCTGGAGCTGGCCAACGGGGCTGGGAAGAGCTTCTCAGGAAGCCCTCTCCCCCGGCTGAAGCTCAGGGCCTACCCCTACGAGATGGGTAGCGACCACGACGTGTTCAACTTCTTCGGAATTCCGTCGGTGATGCCGATAACGTGGCCCGACCGCTTCTACCACTCCAGCGAGGACACTATTGACAAAGTGAGCAAGGAGAGCATCGCGGTCATAGGGAGGGCTGTTCTGGCCACCGTCCTGGCACTAGCAAAGGCCGGAGACAGGGAACTGCGGCGCTTCGCAAGGGGCTATGCAATGAAGTACCTCGGAGAGCTGTCGATTGAGGCGGAGACGGAACTCTCAGAAAAGCTAGTCATGATGGGCCTGGCAAGAGACTCGCGCTTCCTGGGGATTGGGCTCGGGTACGATTTCGAAAAAGAACCCTGGCTCCGCTGGAAGGTCAGAGGGCTGATCTCGGAGCGTTTCCTGCGCAAGAGGGACGGCAGGCTCGCCGACGAATTTCGGGCCCTCACGAAGGACAGAAAAGTTCTGGTCCACCTCCATGAGCTCCTGATGCTGGGAGAGCTCCTTCCAAAAGAAGACGCCTTTCGGGCCCTGAGGGAGGAATTTGGGGACGTTGAAGAGGAAAAGCTGGAAAAGCTGGTGCTGCTGCTGGAAAAGGCCCGCGTTGTTGAGGCCGCTCAGTTCCTCTGA